GTAAGTGACTGGGGTGACAAATCTGCTGGCAGCAGGGGTGAGGCCCAAGGATCGGCCAAATAACTGCACGCGGCCAACAGCGCTGTGGCTTGAAAGGCGATGGGTATCAATGCTCACGCGCGTGATTAACGGTGTAACGGGGTATTTCAATCACCAGATCTTCGTCGGCGACCCGCGTCTGACAGCTCAAGCGGCTTTCCGGCTCCAAGCCCCAAGCCTTATCCAGCATGTCGTCTTCCAGTTCGCCGCTTTCTTCCAGAGAATCGAAACCTTCACGCACGATGCAATGACAGGTAGTGCAAGCGCAGGATTTCTCGCAGGCGTGCTCAATTTCAATACCGCTGCGCAACGCAACGTTGAGGATGGATTCCCCGGGTTTAGCTTCCACGACTACCCCCTCAGGGCATAAATCTTGCTGGGGCAAAAAAACAATTTTAGGCATAGTTAAACCTCATCCACAGAATGACCAGCCAACGCGCGGCGAGTGGCGGCATCCATGCGGCGCGCGGCAAAATCTTGCGTTTGTGCATCTAATGCTTTAATGGCCGTTTCGATAGCTACGGGGTCGTCGCCTGATACTGCCTGTTGCAGCGCTTGCGATGCGGCAATGATCGCCTGGCTTTCCATTTCGCTCAGCAGCGCAGCATCCTTGTCTAACGCACCCTGTAGGCTTTCCAGCACCCGCAAAGCCTCCACCCGCTGTTCCGCCAGCTTGCGTGTGCCAACATCGTTCTGGGCATGGGCCATCGACTCTTTGAGCATCGTGGCAATTTCGCTGTCGGACAAACCATACGAAGGTTTTACCTGAATTGCGGCTTCAACACCGGTGGATTTTTCCATCGCAGTGACGCTCAGCAGACCGTCGGCATCCACCTGGAAGGTGACGCGGATATGCGCGCCACCGGCCGGTAACGGCGGCAACCCTCGTAGCGTGAAACGCGCCAGCGAACGGCAATCTTGTATCAGTTCGCGCTCACCTTGCAGTACGTGGATCATCATCGCATTCTGACCGTCTTTGAAGGTGGTGAACTCCTGCGCGCGCGCCACCGGAATGGTGGTGTTGCGCGGGATCACTTTCTCAACCAAACCGCCCATGGTTTCCAGCCCCAGTGACAACGGGATCACATCCAGCAACAGCATGTCGCTGTCCGGCTTATTGCCCACCAAAATATCGGCTTGGATCGCCGCGCCAATGGCAACAACTTTATCCGGGTCGATAGCGATCAGCGGGGAGCGGCCAAAGAATGTCCCCACCTGTTCACGCACGAATGGCACACGTGTGGAGCCGCCGACCATCACTACTTCCCGTACCTCTTCAGCACCAAGGCCAGCGTCTTTCAGCGCACGGCGGCAGGCCAGCAGAGTGCGTTTCACCAACGACGCGATCAGCGTTTCAAACTGGGTACGCGTCACTTCACCGCGCCAACCAGCAACCTCGACATGGACGCTATCGGCATCACTCAGCGCGATTTTGGCGGCGATAGCGGCGTCCAGCAGTTGACGCTGCACACCGTGATCACTGCGGTCAACCACGCCAGCCTGATCGCGTAACCAGTCAGCCAGCAGGTGGTCGAAGTCGTCGCCGCCCAACGCAACATCGCCGCCGGTGGCCAAGACTTCAAACACCCCTCGGCTAAGACGTAATAGGGAAATGTCAAAGGTGCCACCGCCCAGATCATAGACCGCGATCACCCCTTCTTGGCCGGAGTCCAGCCCGTAGGCGATCGCCGCAGCGGTCGGTTCGTTTAACAGACGCAATAGATGCAGGCCAGCCAGACGCGCGGCGTCTTTGGTGCCTTGGCGCTGTGCATCGTCAAAATAGGCAGGAACGGTGATCACCACGCCGTCAAGGTTCCCTTGCAACGCCGCCTGTGCGCGGGCAGAAAGCACCTTGAGAATATCGGCTGAAACCCTCACCGGGTTAACCAACCCAGCAGCGGTAACGATCATCGGCAGGCCGTTGTCACTGGCCTTAAACTGGTATGGCAGGTTAGGATAACGTTGCTGCACATCCATCAGGGAACGGCCCATCAAACGTTTGATCGAGCTAATGGTGTTGGCTGGCTGCTGTGCCGCCTGTTGGCGCGCTTGCCAACCCACAAGCTGCGCCTGCGCCTGGTAGTGCACCACTGAAGGCAGCAAATGGCGGCCCTGTTCGTCGGCCAGCGTTTCCGCCTGCCCACTGCGCACCGTGGCAACCAGCGAGTTGGTGGTGCCTAAATCGATACCCGCCGCCAAACGGCGCTGATGCGGCGCGGCACTGAGGCCAGGCTCACTAATTTGTAATAAGGCCATGTTGAAGCTTCCACAATCAGAAGGTGTTACTCAAAACCCAGCAGCTTTTCTGTGAGTTGTTCAACCTGTTGCTGGAGTTTGTCCGAAAAGCGCAGCTTACGCACGGTATCGGCAGCTTCCGACCATCGCTCGCCATTCAACTGTTGCACCATCAGCGCACTGCGCTGTTTGATCGTGTCGTTCAACCGCATGTCAAATTCGGCCAGCAAGCTCTCCGCATCTGCTTTGCGCTCAATGGCATCAAGCTCCTCACGTAACTCTAACTGTTCAATCAGAAAAGCGGTGTCGCGCAGGGTGTGCTGTTCATTAGCCAGGTCAAAGCCGTACAAAGATAACA
The sequence above is drawn from the Serratia symbiotica genome and encodes:
- the hscA gene encoding Fe-S protein assembly chaperone HscA, whose protein sequence is MALLQISEPGLSAAPHQRRLAAGIDLGTTNSLVATVRSGQAETLADEQGRHLLPSVVHYQAQAQLVGWQARQQAAQQPANTISSIKRLMGRSLMDVQQRYPNLPYQFKASDNGLPMIVTAAGLVNPVRVSADILKVLSARAQAALQGNLDGVVITVPAYFDDAQRQGTKDAARLAGLHLLRLLNEPTAAAIAYGLDSGQEGVIAVYDLGGGTFDISLLRLSRGVFEVLATGGDVALGGDDFDHLLADWLRDQAGVVDRSDHGVQRQLLDAAIAAKIALSDADSVHVEVAGWRGEVTRTQFETLIASLVKRTLLACRRALKDAGLGAEEVREVVMVGGSTRVPFVREQVGTFFGRSPLIAIDPDKVVAIGAAIQADILVGNKPDSDMLLLDVIPLSLGLETMGGLVEKVIPRNTTIPVARAQEFTTFKDGQNAMMIHVLQGERELIQDCRSLARFTLRGLPPLPAGGAHIRVTFQVDADGLLSVTAMEKSTGVEAAIQVKPSYGLSDSEIATMLKESMAHAQNDVGTRKLAEQRVEALRVLESLQGALDKDAALLSEMESQAIIAASQALQQAVSGDDPVAIETAIKALDAQTQDFAARRMDAATRRALAGHSVDEV
- the hscB gene encoding co-chaperone HscB, coding for MDYFTLFGLPVRYPVDASLLTSRFQDLQRQFHPDRFACQPERERLIALQQATTINQAYQTLKHPLKRAEYMLSLYGFDLANEQHTLRDTAFLIEQLELREELDAIERKADAESLLAEFDMRLNDTIKQRSALMVQQLNGERWSEAADTVRKLRFSDKLQQQVEQLTEKLLGFE
- the fdx gene encoding ISC system 2Fe-2S type ferredoxin, with the translated sequence MPKIVFLPQQDLCPEGVVVEAKPGESILNVALRSGIEIEHACEKSCACTTCHCIVREGFDSLEESGELEDDMLDKAWGLEPESRLSCQTRVADEDLVIEIPRYTVNHAREH